In Streptomyces sp. 840.1, one DNA window encodes the following:
- a CDS encoding amino acid ABC transporter ATP-binding protein — translation MSGVSVTKGAEDAAPAAGGDLVVLSNVNKHFGALHVLQDIDLTIASGEVVVVIGPSGSGKSTLCRTINRLETIDSGAITIDGKPLPEEGKELARLRADVGMVFQSFNLFAHKTVLENVMLGQVKVRKTEKKAAEDKARSLLDRVGVGTQADKYPSQLSGGQQQRVAIARALAMDPKVMLFDEPTSALDPEMINEVLEVMQQLAREGMTMVVVTHEMGFARSAANRVIFMADGKIVEEAVPDQFFSNPRSDRAKDFLSKILHH, via the coding sequence ATGAGCGGAGTTTCAGTGACCAAGGGCGCCGAGGACGCTGCACCCGCGGCCGGCGGCGACCTGGTCGTGCTGAGCAACGTCAACAAGCACTTCGGCGCGCTGCATGTGCTCCAGGACATCGACCTGACGATCGCCTCCGGCGAGGTCGTGGTCGTCATCGGGCCCTCGGGGTCCGGGAAGTCCACGCTGTGCCGCACGATCAACCGCTTGGAGACGATCGACTCGGGCGCGATCACGATCGACGGGAAGCCCCTGCCCGAGGAGGGCAAGGAGCTGGCGCGACTGCGTGCCGATGTCGGCATGGTCTTCCAGTCGTTCAATCTCTTCGCCCACAAGACGGTGCTCGAGAACGTGATGCTGGGCCAGGTCAAGGTCCGCAAGACGGAGAAGAAGGCGGCCGAGGACAAGGCGCGTTCACTGCTTGACCGGGTGGGTGTCGGGACCCAGGCCGACAAGTACCCCTCGCAGCTCTCCGGCGGCCAGCAGCAACGTGTGGCGATCGCACGGGCGTTGGCGATGGACCCCAAGGTCATGCTGTTCGACGAGCCGACCTCCGCGCTCGACCCGGAGATGATCAACGAGGTGCTGGAGGTCATGCAGCAGCTCGCCCGCGAGGGAATGACCATGGTCGTCGTCACCCATGAGATGGGTTTCGCCCGTTCCGCGGCGAACCGGGTCATCTTCATGGCGGACGGAAAGATCGTCGAAGAGGCCGTGCCCGACCAGTTCTTCAGCAACCCGCGCAGTGACCGGGCCAAGGACTTCCTGTCGAAGATCCTTCACCACTGA
- a CDS encoding rhodanese-like domain-containing protein — MSHTPHEATGAHGKQPDGSQRVGIDELLERVRSGYERLGPEEARAAAAGGALLVDIRYAELRARDGLIPGALVVERNELEWRLDPQGSHRAAEAVSHGLRVVVICNEGYASSLAVESLHRLGLYRATDLAGGFQAWRAAGLPVDV; from the coding sequence GTGAGCCACACACCGCACGAAGCCACGGGAGCGCACGGCAAGCAGCCGGACGGTTCGCAGCGGGTGGGGATCGACGAGCTGCTGGAGCGGGTCAGGTCCGGATACGAGCGGCTCGGGCCCGAGGAGGCCCGCGCGGCGGCCGCCGGCGGGGCCCTGCTCGTCGACATCCGCTACGCGGAGCTGCGCGCGCGGGACGGGCTGATCCCGGGGGCGCTGGTCGTCGAGCGCAACGAGCTGGAGTGGCGGCTGGACCCGCAGGGGAGCCATCGCGCGGCGGAGGCGGTGAGCCACGGGCTACGGGTCGTGGTGATCTGCAACGAGGGCTACGCGTCGAGCCTCGCCGTCGAGTCCCTGCACCGGCTCGGGCTGTACCGGGCAACCGATCTGGCGGGCGGCTTCCAGGCCTGGCGCGCGGCGGGGCTCCCGGTCGACGTGTGA
- a CDS encoding FtsX-like permease family protein, with the protein MMLRYALRTIGHRKGGFLGALLALMCAAALVTACGTLLETGLRGRIATERYAATPLVVSADQNVHQTTVKHKGNGKTKVKHKAKPVAERAWLPAGDGDRLRALEGVRAVVPELTFIARPLSLPGGDGTAGPVSYGHAWSSAPLTPFALTAGRAPAAPDDVVIDRGLARRAGLTAGDRLTVQSTQAPRTYRVSGVAAPEGGDRLREQTSLFFSTAEAERLAARPGQVSAFGVLPASGTDTRRLRQQVAQALRGTTAQVATGDDRGPVEFLDAAGARVKLVSMGAAMGGTSLLVAVLVVVGTFALSVQQRHRELALLRTIAATSRQIRRLLGREALVVGAVAGVLGALAGLPLAAWLQSRFIDMGAIPATLERTAGIFPACAALAVTLIGAWAAARISGRRIARLRPAEAMAEASVERTRPARARTVAGLVLLVGGGVLVAVLSILRTEAASTPVTFLAVVVLATSVSLLGPYLVRAASAVLGPVLRPAGSIGKLANANIRGNSTRMASVVTPLTLLIGMTCTVLFIQPTLGDAALTQAREGTRATWVLGAQGPGVPAAAVDAVRATPGVTAATEVVRTTVRVGLDKYPAQGVTPAGLARTWDPGVTSGSIAAFTAGPRTAAISELAADRLGLHTGSRLDLHLGDGTPATLTVAAVYRRGLGFGDLTLPHDLVAQHMDNPLAATVLVSGDASRSELTASVKKFPGIAVLAPTAADRLQADRQQSNAEVNYLAMGLVLAFTAIAVVNTLAMSVSERLKEFALLRLAGATRRQVLRMLRIETLSVLLLAAVLGSGIALAVLTAFSIGMTGGAAPAVLPLVYATVVGAAALLALTATALPGRMALKARPVEAVTAGQ; encoded by the coding sequence ATGATGCTGCGCTACGCACTGCGGACGATCGGACACCGCAAGGGGGGATTCCTCGGCGCGCTGCTGGCCCTCATGTGCGCCGCCGCCCTCGTCACCGCCTGCGGCACCCTGCTGGAGACCGGCCTGCGCGGACGCATCGCCACCGAGCGTTATGCCGCGACACCGCTCGTCGTCTCCGCCGATCAGAACGTCCATCAGACCACCGTCAAGCACAAGGGCAACGGAAAGACCAAGGTCAAGCACAAGGCGAAGCCCGTCGCCGAACGTGCCTGGCTTCCCGCAGGCGACGGCGACCGGCTCCGAGCACTGGAAGGCGTCCGCGCGGTCGTCCCCGAACTGACCTTCATCGCCCGGCCGCTCAGCCTCCCCGGGGGCGACGGAACCGCCGGACCCGTCTCCTACGGCCACGCCTGGAGCTCCGCCCCGCTCACCCCGTTCGCCCTCACCGCGGGCCGCGCCCCGGCCGCCCCCGACGACGTGGTGATCGACCGGGGCCTCGCCCGGCGGGCGGGCCTGACCGCCGGCGACCGGCTCACCGTGCAGTCCACCCAGGCCCCTCGCACGTACCGCGTCAGCGGCGTCGCGGCCCCGGAAGGCGGCGACCGGCTGCGGGAACAGACCTCGCTGTTCTTCTCCACGGCGGAGGCCGAACGCCTCGCCGCCCGGCCCGGCCAGGTCTCCGCGTTCGGGGTACTGCCCGCATCCGGCACGGACACCCGCCGGCTGAGGCAGCAGGTCGCACAGGCGCTCAGGGGGACGACAGCTCAGGTCGCCACGGGTGACGACCGTGGGCCGGTCGAATTCCTGGACGCGGCGGGCGCCCGGGTCAAGCTCGTCTCCATGGGGGCGGCCATGGGAGGCACCTCGCTGCTGGTCGCCGTGCTCGTCGTCGTCGGCACCTTCGCGCTCTCCGTCCAGCAACGCCACCGTGAACTGGCCCTGCTGCGCACCATCGCCGCCACCTCACGGCAGATCCGCCGCCTGCTCGGCCGTGAGGCGCTGGTGGTCGGTGCCGTCGCCGGGGTCCTGGGCGCGCTGGCGGGACTGCCGCTCGCCGCCTGGCTGCAGAGCCGATTCATCGACATGGGGGCGATCCCGGCGACCCTGGAGCGGACAGCGGGCATCTTCCCGGCCTGTGCGGCGCTGGCCGTCACCCTCATCGGCGCCTGGGCCGCCGCCCGGATCTCCGGCCGTCGCATCGCCCGGCTCCGGCCGGCCGAGGCCATGGCCGAAGCCTCGGTCGAGCGCACCCGCCCCGCCCGCGCGCGGACCGTCGCCGGTCTGGTCCTGCTCGTCGGCGGCGGCGTGCTGGTCGCCGTACTGAGCATTCTGCGCACCGAGGCCGCCTCGACCCCCGTCACCTTCCTGGCCGTGGTGGTGCTGGCCACGTCGGTGTCGCTCCTGGGCCCCTACCTGGTACGGGCGGCCTCCGCCGTACTGGGTCCGGTGCTCCGGCCTGCCGGGTCCATCGGGAAGCTGGCCAACGCGAACATCCGTGGGAACTCCACCCGGATGGCCTCCGTCGTCACCCCGCTCACCCTGCTCATCGGCATGACGTGCACGGTGCTCTTCATCCAGCCGACCCTCGGGGACGCCGCCCTGACCCAGGCCCGGGAGGGCACCCGCGCGACCTGGGTGCTGGGCGCGCAGGGCCCCGGTGTCCCGGCCGCCGCCGTCGACGCGGTGCGCGCGACGCCCGGTGTCACCGCTGCCACGGAGGTCGTCCGGACCACGGTCCGGGTCGGGCTCGACAAGTACCCGGCCCAGGGCGTCACCCCGGCCGGACTCGCCCGCACCTGGGACCCCGGGGTGACGAGCGGTTCGATCGCCGCGTTCACCGCGGGCCCGCGCACCGCGGCGATCAGCGAACTCGCCGCCGACCGGCTCGGCCTCCACACCGGCAGCAGACTGGACCTGCACCTCGGCGACGGCACGCCCGCCACCCTCACCGTGGCCGCCGTCTACCGAAGGGGCCTGGGATTCGGTGATCTGACGTTGCCTCACGACCTGGTCGCCCAGCACATGGACAACCCCCTGGCCGCCACCGTCCTGGTCTCCGGAGATGCCTCCCGCAGCGAACTGACGGCATCCGTAAAGAAGTTCCCCGGAATCGCGGTGCTGGCCCCGACGGCCGCCGACCGGCTCCAGGCGGACCGGCAGCAGAGCAACGCCGAGGTCAACTACCTGGCCATGGGCCTCGTCCTGGCCTTCACCGCCATCGCGGTGGTCAACACGCTCGCCATGTCGGTGTCCGAGCGCCTCAAGGAGTTCGCGCTGCTCCGGCTGGCCGGGGCGACGCGCCGCCAGGTGCTGCGGATGCTCCGTATCGAGACCCTGTCGGTGCTGCTGCTCGCCGCCGTTCTCGGTTCCGGAATCGCGCTCGCCGTGCTGACCGCGTTCAGCATCGGCATGACGGGCGGCGCGGCGCCCGCCGTTCTGCCGCTGGTGTACGCGACGGTGGTGGGCGCCGCGGCGCTGCTGGCCCTGACGGCCACGGCACTGCCGGGCCGCATGGCGCTGAAGGCCCGCCCGGTGGAGGCGGTCACGGCGGGCCAGTGA
- a CDS encoding amino acid ABC transporter permease: MFDFLDGYDLLGAFWVTVQLTVYSALGSLIWGTLLAGMKVSPVPLMRGFATGYVNVVRNIPLTVIIVFSSLGLYSTLNISLGASDITDVNFRLAVLALSAYTAAFVCEALRSGINTVPVGQAEAARALGLSFTQVLRLIILPQAFRSVVNPLSNVLIALTKNTTVASAIGVMEASYLMKGMIENEAQLILISAVFAFGFIVLTLPTGLILGWVSKKVAVKR, translated from the coding sequence GTGTTCGACTTTCTTGATGGTTACGACCTGCTGGGGGCCTTCTGGGTGACGGTGCAACTCACCGTCTACTCCGCCCTCGGCTCCCTCATATGGGGAACGCTGCTGGCCGGCATGAAGGTCAGCCCGGTCCCCCTGATGCGCGGTTTCGCGACCGGCTATGTGAACGTGGTCCGGAACATTCCACTGACCGTGATCATTGTGTTCTCCTCTCTGGGGCTGTACTCGACGCTCAACATCAGCCTCGGTGCGTCCGACATCACGGACGTCAACTTCCGTCTCGCGGTACTCGCCCTGAGCGCCTACACCGCCGCCTTCGTGTGCGAAGCGCTGCGGTCCGGGATCAACACGGTGCCGGTCGGCCAGGCCGAGGCGGCACGCGCCCTCGGCCTGAGCTTCACCCAGGTACTGCGGCTGATCATCCTTCCGCAGGCGTTCCGGTCGGTGGTCAATCCGCTGTCCAACGTCCTCATCGCGCTGACGAAGAACACCACGGTCGCTTCCGCGATCGGGGTCATGGAAGCTTCGTACCTGATGAAGGGCATGATCGAGAACGAGGCTCAGCTGATCCTGATCTCTGCCGTCTTCGCGTTCGGATTCATCGTTCTGACCCTCCCGACCGGCCTCATCCTCGGCTGGGTGAGCAAGAAGGTGGCGGTGAAGCGATGA
- a CDS encoding HAMP domain-containing sensor histidine kinase, which produces MRTRLLPLLIVLMASVLLALGFPLAVSVAAAQQQGVVIDRIDDTARFAALAQFITERTHGYDERQRTLQTELETYDSVYGIRAGVFYRDDSAMAKAPATWRLPVEGEGREAFNEALLGRRSHDPPQVWPWQDGRVVVASPVVRDGDVVAVVVIDSPTAQMRSDTLRGWLLIAAGEVVAMLVAVGAAIRLTGWVLLPVRTLDVAAHDIASGRMRSRVAASGGPPELRRLARSFNEMADNVEDVLEQQRAFVADASHQLRNPLAALLLRIELLALELPEGNEEIASVRTEGKRLGQVLDDLLDLALAEHAAADLQLTDIGALTAERVMSWRPVAEEKGVRLRADGAPAVTAWTDPIALSSALDAIIDNALKFTPAEEEVRVTVASGGESVTVVVADRGPGLTEQELERVGDRFWRSSQHQNVRGSGLGLSISKALLAACRGTIAYERHEPHGLRVTVSVPRNGPHG; this is translated from the coding sequence GTGCGCACCAGGCTGCTTCCGCTGCTCATCGTTCTCATGGCGAGTGTTCTGCTCGCGCTGGGCTTCCCGCTGGCCGTCAGTGTGGCCGCGGCCCAGCAGCAGGGCGTCGTCATCGACCGCATCGACGACACGGCACGCTTCGCCGCACTGGCTCAGTTCATCACCGAACGCACCCACGGCTACGACGAGCGGCAGCGCACCCTCCAGACCGAACTGGAGACGTACGACTCGGTCTACGGCATCCGGGCGGGGGTCTTCTACCGTGACGACTCCGCGATGGCGAAGGCCCCGGCGACCTGGCGGCTGCCCGTCGAGGGGGAGGGCCGCGAGGCGTTCAACGAGGCGCTGCTCGGCCGTCGCAGCCACGATCCGCCGCAGGTCTGGCCCTGGCAGGACGGCCGGGTGGTCGTCGCCTCGCCCGTCGTGCGCGACGGTGACGTGGTCGCCGTCGTCGTCATCGACTCGCCCACCGCGCAGATGCGTTCCGACACCCTGCGCGGCTGGCTGCTGATCGCGGCGGGCGAGGTGGTCGCGATGCTGGTGGCCGTCGGCGCGGCGATCCGGCTCACCGGCTGGGTCCTGCTTCCGGTGCGGACCCTGGACGTGGCCGCCCACGACATCGCCAGCGGCCGGATGCGCTCCCGGGTGGCGGCCTCCGGCGGGCCGCCGGAACTCAGGCGGCTGGCCCGCTCGTTCAACGAGATGGCCGACAACGTCGAGGACGTGCTGGAGCAGCAGCGCGCCTTCGTGGCGGACGCCTCGCACCAGTTGCGCAATCCGCTGGCCGCGCTGCTGCTGCGGATCGAGCTGCTCGCCCTCGAACTCCCGGAGGGCAACGAGGAGATCGCCTCCGTGCGCACCGAGGGAAAGCGGCTCGGCCAGGTCCTCGACGATCTCCTCGACCTGGCTCTCGCCGAACACGCGGCGGCCGATCTCCAGCTCACCGACATCGGCGCCCTCACCGCCGAACGCGTCATGTCCTGGCGGCCGGTGGCCGAGGAGAAGGGCGTACGGCTCCGGGCCGACGGCGCCCCCGCCGTCACCGCCTGGACGGATCCCATCGCCCTGTCCAGCGCACTCGACGCCATCATCGACAACGCGCTCAAGTTCACGCCCGCCGAGGAGGAGGTCCGGGTCACGGTCGCCTCCGGCGGCGAAAGCGTGACCGTCGTTGTCGCGGACCGCGGACCCGGCCTCACCGAGCAGGAGCTGGAGCGCGTCGGAGACCGCTTCTGGCGCAGCTCCCAGCACCAGAACGTACGGGGATCAGGCCTCGGCCTCTCCATCTCGAAGGCGCTCCTGGCCGCCTGCCGGGGCACCATCGCCTACGAGCGCCACGAACCGCACGGCCTGCGGGTGACGGTGTCCGTGCCCCGCAACGGCCCGCACGGCTGA
- a CDS encoding putative leader peptide, with protein MTDTDVRLWRRVHMDLLRYAGCVCRPSC; from the coding sequence ATGACCGACACCGATGTGCGCCTGTGGCGGAGGGTCCATATGGACCTGCTCCGCTATGCGGGCTGCGTGTGTCGCCCGTCCTGCTGA
- a CDS encoding response regulator transcription factor, producing the protein MRLLLVEDDNHVAAALSAILGRHGFKVVHARSGEEALQALLPTDAEPFGVVLLDLGLPDQDGYEVCGKIRKRSAVPVIMVTARADVRSRIHGLNLGADDYVTKPYDTGELLARIHAVSRRKPAADDTGPTPVAALRLGHVHIELPTRRVSVDGSEVQLTRKEFDLLALLAQRPGVVFRREQIISEVWRTSWEGTGRTLEVHVASLRAKLRLPALIETVRGVGYRLVAPSA; encoded by the coding sequence ATGAGACTGCTGCTCGTCGAGGACGACAACCACGTCGCCGCCGCCCTGTCCGCCATCCTCGGCCGGCACGGCTTCAAGGTGGTGCACGCCCGCAGCGGCGAGGAGGCCCTCCAGGCGCTCCTCCCCACGGACGCGGAACCCTTCGGCGTCGTACTCCTCGATCTCGGGCTGCCCGACCAGGACGGCTACGAGGTGTGCGGGAAGATCCGCAAGCGCAGTGCCGTACCGGTGATCATGGTGACCGCGCGGGCCGACGTCCGCTCGCGCATCCACGGGCTGAACCTCGGCGCGGACGACTACGTGACCAAGCCGTACGACACCGGCGAGCTCCTCGCCCGTATCCACGCCGTCAGCCGGCGCAAGCCCGCCGCGGACGACACCGGGCCCACGCCCGTCGCCGCGCTGCGCCTGGGCCATGTGCACATCGAGCTGCCCACCCGGCGGGTCAGCGTCGACGGCAGCGAAGTCCAGCTCACGCGCAAGGAGTTCGACCTGCTCGCGCTCCTCGCCCAGCGGCCCGGTGTGGTGTTCCGCCGCGAGCAGATCATCAGCGAGGTCTGGCGCACGAGCTGGGAGGGGACGGGACGCACGCTTGAGGTGCACGTCGCCTCGCTGCGCGCCAAGCTGCGGCTGCCCGCACTGATCGAGACGGTGCGCGGGGTCGGCTACCGCCTCGTCGCCCCGTCCGCGTAG
- a CDS encoding amino acid ABC transporter permease produces MSSVLYDAQGPRAKRRNILYTVLFVLVAAAVVWWVYDGLASKHQLDWIKWKPFFTSSQPWETFIWPGFQNTIKAAFFALIIALPLGALFGIGRLSEHRWMRVPSAVVVEFFRAIPVLILMVIANQAYSEYTELDPETRLLYAVITGLVLYNASVLAEIVRAGILTLPSGQTDAAKAIGMRKGQTMLFVLLPQAVTAMLPAIVSQVVVIVKDTALGGAVLSFPELLASVRPMAANYGANTIACFTIIAVIYIALNFTLTSFASWLEQRLRRAKKSTGAVVGTGPGGDLETIGAPSLNIDDGRAV; encoded by the coding sequence ATGAGTTCCGTCCTCTATGACGCCCAGGGACCGCGCGCCAAGCGGCGGAACATCCTCTACACCGTCCTGTTCGTGCTCGTCGCCGCGGCCGTGGTGTGGTGGGTGTACGACGGTCTCGCCTCGAAGCACCAGCTCGACTGGATCAAGTGGAAGCCCTTCTTCACCAGCTCCCAGCCGTGGGAGACGTTCATCTGGCCGGGTTTCCAGAACACGATCAAGGCGGCGTTCTTCGCCCTGATCATCGCGCTGCCGCTGGGCGCGCTGTTCGGGATAGGCCGGCTCTCGGAGCACCGGTGGATGCGGGTGCCTTCCGCCGTGGTCGTGGAGTTCTTCCGCGCCATCCCGGTGCTGATCCTGATGGTCATCGCCAACCAGGCGTACTCCGAGTACACCGAGCTCGACCCGGAGACCCGACTGCTGTACGCAGTGATCACGGGTCTGGTGCTCTACAACGCCTCGGTACTCGCCGAAATCGTGCGGGCCGGGATCCTGACGCTCCCCTCGGGGCAGACGGACGCGGCCAAGGCGATCGGCATGCGCAAGGGCCAGACCATGCTCTTCGTACTGCTGCCGCAAGCAGTGACCGCCATGCTGCCCGCGATCGTCAGCCAGGTCGTGGTGATCGTGAAGGACACCGCTCTCGGTGGCGCGGTGCTCAGCTTCCCCGAGCTGCTGGCATCGGTCCGGCCGATGGCCGCGAACTACGGTGCGAACACCATCGCGTGTTTCACGATCATCGCGGTGATCTACATCGCGCTGAACTTCACCCTCACCTCGTTCGCGAGCTGGCTGGAGCAGCGGCTCCGGCGCGCGAAGAAGAGCACGGGCGCGGTCGTGGGCACCGGTCCGGGGGGCGACCTGGAGACGATCGGTGCGCCGTCGCTCAACATTGATGACGGACGCGCCGTCTGA
- a CDS encoding cysteine dioxygenase has product MSASPAPVPATPAPELPVSVRTPASGPTAAELLDFVRRTAADAALIASLPLDPEGRTWIRLDGPGGSEAWLIGWPPGTGTGWHDHADSIGAFLSASGTLKEHSLAARLPTDGWKTLELTEDIDRSRELTAGQGRAFGRHHVHEVLNESTAEHAVSVHAYYPPLPQIRRYSRTGAVLRLEQTESPEDWQ; this is encoded by the coding sequence GTGTCTGCTTCTCCTGCCCCCGTACCCGCAACTCCCGCCCCCGAGCTCCCGGTTTCCGTACGCACTCCGGCCTCCGGCCCGACGGCTGCGGAACTGCTCGACTTCGTCCGCCGTACCGCCGCTGACGCCGCCCTCATCGCCTCGCTCCCCCTGGATCCCGAGGGCCGCACCTGGATCCGGCTCGACGGACCGGGCGGCAGTGAGGCCTGGCTGATCGGCTGGCCGCCCGGCACCGGCACCGGCTGGCACGACCACGCCGACTCGATCGGCGCCTTCCTCTCCGCGAGCGGCACGCTCAAGGAGCACTCGCTCGCGGCACGGCTGCCGACGGACGGGTGGAAGACCCTCGAACTGACCGAGGACATCGACCGGTCCCGGGAGCTGACCGCAGGTCAGGGCAGGGCCTTCGGCAGGCACCACGTGCACGAGGTACTGAACGAGTCCACCGCCGAACACGCCGTCTCCGTCCACGCGTACTACCCGCCGCTTCCGCAGATCCGGCGCTACAGCCGCACGGGCGCGGTACTCCGCCTCGAACAGACCGAAAGCCCGGAGGACTGGCAGTGA
- a CDS encoding FAD-dependent monooxygenase: MDPVIIVGAGPVGLVLSLALAAQGVPSVLLDEDPGKEETRPARTVVLREDTAALLERLGCKTLQDEGLRWSGWRSLRRKQLVRELPLGEGMPSGDAPAAPVHVPQHALVRGLRDAVASQSLVRTARHSRVDTLEQDPAGVTVHTREPGSTWWRGSYLVGCDGARSTVRKLLDIRFPGRTAVERHAVAALRTELPWPGEAVLHRLPPWRSGGAEVTARPLPEDVWRLDWLLPPRGELVTPDVLVARVRDTLAGWCGETPPYELLDTGVYTLHHRLARRWRVKRAFLAGDAAHLLGALGTQGLDEGLRDAENLAWKLALAWHHGASDVLLDSYQAERRAAVAARLRAADQSLPILRGGGGLRTLVPGSARGHDSLLTDGHLGCGPLGAPPSYALSPLAPPRAEAHASVGTPPGAPVADVRVTAPDGTRVRLRERLGQGRLLVVLVAPGTGVWDRRHWMGAGVMPRLVEAVDALPVKGELLVAESYPGASAHTVLLVRPDGHLAESFSGVRPAELRAAADAARGGAARTSERSDRTADIN; this comes from the coding sequence GTGGACCCGGTGATCATCGTCGGCGCCGGGCCGGTCGGCCTGGTGCTGTCGCTCGCCCTCGCGGCGCAGGGAGTGCCTTCCGTGCTCCTCGACGAGGACCCCGGCAAGGAGGAGACGCGCCCCGCCCGCACGGTGGTGCTCCGCGAGGACACCGCAGCGCTGCTGGAACGGCTCGGCTGCAAGACGCTCCAGGACGAGGGCCTGCGCTGGTCCGGCTGGCGGTCCCTGCGCCGCAAGCAGCTGGTACGTGAACTGCCGCTCGGTGAGGGCATGCCGTCCGGGGACGCGCCGGCCGCCCCGGTCCATGTACCGCAGCACGCCCTGGTGCGCGGACTGCGGGACGCGGTGGCCTCGCAGAGCCTCGTACGGACGGCACGGCACAGCCGCGTCGATACGCTGGAGCAGGACCCGGCCGGGGTCACCGTGCACACCAGGGAGCCCGGTTCGACCTGGTGGCGCGGGAGTTACCTGGTCGGCTGCGACGGGGCGCGGTCCACCGTGCGCAAGCTCCTCGACATCCGGTTCCCCGGGCGCACGGCGGTGGAACGGCATGCCGTCGCCGCCCTGCGCACCGAACTGCCCTGGCCCGGCGAGGCCGTGCTGCACCGGCTGCCGCCATGGCGCTCCGGCGGCGCCGAGGTGACCGCGCGGCCGCTGCCGGAGGACGTCTGGCGGCTGGACTGGCTGCTGCCGCCACGCGGCGAGCTCGTCACCCCCGACGTCCTGGTCGCCCGGGTCCGGGACACCCTGGCGGGCTGGTGCGGCGAGACACCCCCGTACGAGCTGCTGGACACCGGCGTCTACACGCTGCACCACCGGCTCGCCCGGCGTTGGCGGGTGAAGCGGGCCTTCCTCGCCGGGGACGCCGCCCATCTGCTGGGTGCGCTCGGCACCCAGGGGCTGGACGAGGGGCTGCGGGACGCCGAGAACCTCGCCTGGAAGCTGGCGCTGGCCTGGCACCACGGCGCGTCCGACGTACTCCTCGACAGCTACCAGGCCGAGCGCCGGGCCGCGGTCGCCGCACGGCTGCGCGCCGCCGACCAGTCGCTGCCGATACTGCGGGGCGGCGGAGGGCTGCGGACCCTGGTCCCGGGGAGCGCACGGGGGCACGATTCGCTGCTCACCGACGGGCATCTGGGCTGTGGCCCCCTGGGTGCGCCCCCTTCCTACGCGCTGTCCCCCCTTGCGCCCCCGCGCGCCGAGGCGCATGCGTCCGTGGGTACGCCCCCCGGTGCGCCGGTGGCCGATGTGCGGGTGACGGCACCCGACGGCACGCGCGTACGCCTCCGGGAACGGCTGGGGCAGGGGCGGCTGCTGGTCGTCCTGGTGGCCCCCGGTACTGGAGTATGGGACCGGCGGCACTGGATGGGGGCCGGAGTGATGCCCCGGCTCGTCGAGGCGGTGGACGCCCTGCCGGTGAAGGGCGAACTGCTGGTGGCGGAGAGCTACCCGGGGGCGTCCGCGCACACCGTTCTGCTGGTCAGGCCGGACGGTCACCTGGCGGAGTCGTTCAGCGGGGTACGGCCCGCTGAGCTCCGGGCGGCGGCCGACGCGGCGCGCGGCGGTGCGGCCCGCACGTCCGAACGCTCCGACCGCACCGCAGACATCAATTGA
- a CDS encoding glutamate ABC transporter substrate-binding protein → MQLRKVTAASAAVLALAMAATACGSDKKDDESGSGGGKKITIGIKIDQPGIGLKTPDGKFTGFDVDVATYVAKELGYDAKNIEFKETKSADRETSIDRGDVKFIAASYSINDERLKKVDFAGPYLLAHQDILVRADDTSIKSAKDLNNKKLCSVTGSTSAQNIHDTLAPKAQLQEYGGYSECLTGLENKAVDALTTDDSILAGYASQDANKGKFKLAGLKMTNENYGIGLKKGDADLKKKINDALTKMVSDGSWEKAVKANFGPANYKNEPAPKIGNVVK, encoded by the coding sequence ATGCAGCTTCGTAAGGTCACCGCCGCCTCGGCAGCCGTGCTCGCCCTCGCCATGGCCGCCACCGCCTGTGGCTCCGACAAGAAGGACGACGAGTCCGGTTCGGGCGGCGGCAAGAAGATCACCATCGGTATCAAGATCGACCAGCCGGGTATCGGGCTGAAGACCCCGGACGGCAAGTTCACGGGCTTCGACGTCGATGTCGCCACGTACGTAGCCAAGGAACTCGGCTACGACGCGAAGAACATCGAGTTCAAGGAGACCAAGAGCGCCGACCGCGAGACGTCGATCGACCGCGGTGACGTGAAGTTCATCGCCGCCTCGTACTCGATCAACGACGAGCGGCTGAAGAAGGTCGACTTCGCGGGTCCGTACCTCCTCGCCCACCAGGACATCCTGGTCCGCGCGGACGACACCTCGATCAAGTCGGCGAAGGACCTGAACAACAAGAAGCTCTGCTCGGTCACCGGCTCGACCTCGGCGCAGAACATCCACGACACGCTGGCCCCGAAGGCCCAGCTCCAGGAGTACGGCGGCTACTCGGAGTGCCTGACCGGCCTGGAGAACAAGGCCGTTGACGCACTGACCACCGACGACAGCATCCTGGCCGGCTACGCCTCGCAGGACGCCAACAAGGGCAAGTTCAAGCTGGCCGGTCTCAAGATGACCAACGAGAACTACGGCATCGGCCTGAAGAAGGGCGACGCCGACCTCAAGAAGAAGATCAACGACGCGCTGACCAAGATGGTCTCGGACGGTTCGTGGGAGAAGGCCGTGAAGGCCAACTTCGGCCCGGCGAACTACAAGAACGAGCCCGCCCCCAAGATCGGCAACGTCGTCAAGTGA